The DNA window TTTTGTGACTGTGTTTTGGGACTCTGTAGGCTTGTAGCCATTTGTTTCTAGATGTTTTGAACTGTTGGCCCTTGGCCAAACAAATTTGATAATGGTAAAAATTTAGCTTTATGTTTTTGTTATATGCCTATTTTGTTTGTCGAAAGATAGTTTTGAAATTGTCTCATCGTTAGCATTGTTCGTCAGATGAGTAGAACATGAGGCAGGGAACAGATAATTGtggttattttattatgttGGAATTGAAAAGTGTGGGGTGGTGTGCCTTATTAAAACCTCTCCAGCAAAACCCTCCTTAGGGATAAAATCTGgtagtaggaaaaagagtgcatcacTGTGTCCGACTTATAAACTAGCTAAAGTACATTTTCAGAGATGATGTGTTCCAAGTGTTTGGTAGAATAGTTCCGTCCagcttttgtattttgtatGCTCCTTTACCGATAACTTGTTGGATTCGGAAAGGGCCTTCCCAGTTAGCGCTTAGCTTGCTGTGTCCTTGTGGCTTTTGTATGTCTTCAACTTTCCTGAGAACTAGATCTCCCGCCGAGAAAGTCCTCGGTTTGAGTTTCTTATTGTATTTTCGAGCTATAGCTCGTTTAGCCGCTAGTTGATGTAATGCTAATTTGTCTCGGTCTTCCTCTATGAGGTCGAGCTCGACTTTTCTGTTTTCGATGTTTTCCTTCTCACTGATGTTTGTAGTTCTGGTGTTTTATAGGGATACCTCAATAGGTATCATGGCATCGCATCCATAGACCAACCTAAAGGGGGTTTCCCTTGTTAATGATTGTTCAGTTGTGTTATAGTAACCTGCTCGGAGGATTTTGGCAGCTAGACTTCGGCTGCCTATGTGTGTGCCACAAATGCCCTCATGAACTTTATCTATTTCCAGCTTGGCCTCTTTTGTGTTTAGACATCTTAAGAGAGGTCTCGTGAATCCTCTTTTGTATAATTCGGTTCCGAGTAGTCTGTAGAAACTTTCTcgtcttttgaatttttgtgtgttttggaCGCTGCTTGGTATGCTACCTGTTTGCAAGTAGGTTATGAAGGGGGATCTCCAGTCGTCTTCCTGTGAAACACTCAAAATTATTGTTAGCATAACACTAGGTTCTTCGAGCGTTAGTTAAGATAGTACGGGTGTTGTATTTTGACTTATGGTTGTTGCTAATTTCGAAATGATATCtgctttatcattttttttcatgagGCATATGggatatattaaatttttaaaaattgttgacGAGGTTATTGACAATAGTATTGTATTTCTCTAGTAATGGGTCTTTTGCCTGAAAGTTACCTGTTACCTGTTGTACCACAAGAAGGGAATCGCATTTCACGTTTACCTGCGTGATGCCCATTGTATGAGCCAATCGCAGTCCTGCTATTAGAGCTTTGTACTCTGCTTGATTGTTGCTTGCatggaaagtaaattgcaaagatTGCTCTAATGCTGCTCCGTGTTCGTTCTCGAGGAGTATTCCTGCTCCGGAACCCATGCTGTTTGAGGCGCCGTCGACATATAGTGTCCATATGCTATTTTTAGGATCTTGTTCGTCTAAAGTGAGTTCtacaatgaagtcggctagtGCTTATGATTTGATGGCTCCTCTGGACTGGTATTGGATGTCATATTCTGACAACTCGATCGACcatttgattaatttttctGCTAGCTCAGGCTTCGTCAATATCTGTCTTAGGGGTTATTTGGTTTTGACCACGATGGTATGGCTTTGGAAGTAGTGTCACAGGCGTCTGGCTATTGTCACAAGAGCCATGGCCAGTTTTTCTAACTTCGGGTATCGAACCTCGGCGTTTTGAAGAGATTTGCTGACGAAGTATACCGGGTGTTGCTGCTTTCCTATTTTTGTTACCAAGACAGAGCTGATAGCATAATTAGTGatatataaataaagataaagtggTTTACCAACTTCTGGAGTTCGGAGGATTGAGGGTGCTAATAGTATGGCTTTGATATCGATAAAAGTTGCTTCGCATTCTTTGGTCCAATGGAACTTTTCTTGTTTCCTGAGACTTTTGAAGAAATGATGTGATCGATGTGCTATACGAGGTAGGAACCTGGCCCATGCTGCAAGTCGGCCGGTCAATTGTTGGACGTCTTTAATTGTTTTCGGGCTTCTCATGTTCAAGATTGCCTGACATTTTTCGGGGTTGACTTCTATACCTCGGCAAGTTAGCATGAATCCGAAGAATTTTCCGCTTTGAACTCTGAAAACGCATTTCTCTGGATTGAGCTTCATGTTATATCTTTGGAATTACTAGAATATTTCTTTCAAGTCATTGACATGCTTTGCTATATGTATGGATTTTGCTACCATGTTGTCAACATAGACATCGATGTTTTGCCTGAGTTGGTTTGTGAAAATTTTGTCCATGAGCCTTTGGTAAGTAGTACCTGCATTTTTGAGTCCAAATGGCATAACCTAATAGCAAAAATTACCATTGTCAGtgataaaaatagttttatctTGGTCAGCCTCGTGCATTAATATTTGGTTATAGCCAGAATAGGCATCCATAAAGCTTAAACATTGAAAACCAGAGGAATTATCAACAAGTTTATCAATGCACGGGAGGGGGTATACGTCCTTTGAGAAGGCCTTATTGAGGTCTGTATAATCCACACACATCCTCCACTTACCATTATTCTTTTTTACCATTACCACATTGGCTAACCAGGTGGAGTATATGAGTTCTCTGATGAAGCCGACGCTGAGCAATTTTATGGTTTCCTCGAGGGAGGCTGCCCTTTTGCTCATGCCGAGGTGTCTTTTGTTCTGAGCTATAGGTCGGACCGATGGGTTGATGGCCAACTTACGGCAAATGATGTTGGGGTCTATCCCTGGCATGTCTGATGGAGTCCATGCGAATAGGTCAGCGTTTTGTTTTAGGAGCTTGGCTAATTGATCTTATTCTTCATTTGTTAGTGCGTTGTCAAGGTATGTATACTTGTGTTCTTCAGTTGTTAACTGAATTTTAATAAGGTCATCAGTTGGCATCGGCCGTTCTTGGATGTTGGTTCGCGGGTCCAGCTCGGCCAGAGGGGGTAGCTTTTTCAAATTGTATACCTCTTAGACATACGGTTGCTTGGGTTGTTTTGGTTGTTCGTTCTTCAGGATGGCGTTATAACACTAGCTAGCTTCCTTTTGGTCTCCGTGGATAGTTATGACCTTGTTATCCACGACAAGGTATTGTATGTCTATTGTTTTACTGTTAGGATATTCTCCAAAAGTGGTCTGTAACCAAATGTAACCTCGGATAGAGACGCGCTCACCTGAGAAACCTACCAGTTCTCCGGACGAGTGTTGGAGGTTCTTGTCACTTAATTTCATCTTTTGGAATGTTGAATAGAACAGCACGTCTGCGCTGCTTCCCGGATCCATAAGGATTTTCTTTACCAGTGGCTCTCCGACCTGTGTTGTGATGACTACAGGGTCGTCCAGGTTTTGATCATTCGCCTTATAGTCTTTAGGGATGAATGAAATTTCTGGTTTGTTCTTGTTGGTAGGTTGGGATGGATTCGATTCTGTCATCGTCATCATAGCTCGGTATGATCTTTTTCTTGCCGAGTTTGTGCATCCGCCACCTGCAAAACAACCAAAgatgcaatttattattctgcGAGGTAGATTTATATCATTGTCTACCTTTTTCCTTTTATCTCCGGGATTGTCAATTGTTTTGGATGGCTGGCCGAGGTCCTTTGTGTTCCGCTTTCGTTCACGTCCGTCGAGATAGTTGTCCAATAGCCCTTGGCGGGCCAGCTTTTTAAGGACATCTTTTGCTATAACGCAGTCGTCTATGGTGTGGTCATACTTCTGGTGGAAAGCGCAGTACTTGGATTTATCTACATGTTGCTGGTCTTGATATGTACTGGCCCTGTTTGGGGGTTTGATAAGTTTTGAGTGCAGTATGTCTCTTATAATGTCCTCCCTCCTTGAATTAAGGGGGGTGTAGCTGTCGAACTTGGGTGTTAGCCTGAATGATCTCTGGTCTGTTCTGCTATTTAAGTGCCTGTTTTGTCTTTCCTCTTCTCTATTTGGGATGGGTTTTTCCGCTTTTCGCAGTGCTCgaaattcttcaatttcaatctgAGTTGTTGCTTTTTCTCGAAACTCGGCCAGGGTCTTTGGCTTTGCTATGACTATAGATTCTTGGAATTTTCCTGGACAGAGACCACTCTTTAGGGCGTAGAGGTGGACTTCAGGATTTAGGTTGGGTATCTCGTTGGTTGCTTCGGTGAACCTGGTCATGTAGTCTTTTAGACTTTTGTTCGACCCTTGTTTGATGGTGCTTAGGTAATCAGAATTGTGGACGTCTATTTTTAATGCGGCAAAATGATTGATGAACTGGTCGACCAGCTCATCGAAGTTTGAGATGGAACCTTTTGGGAGGTTGGAGAACCAAATCAAGGCAGCTCCATCCAGGAAGGTTGGGAAGGTGTGGCACAGGATCGGGTCAAATTCTTTGTTCATGAACATCATAGCATGGAACTTGGTAACATGAACATTTGGGTCTCCTATTCCTTGGTAGGGTTTTAGGGTTGAAGGCAGGGTGAAGTTCTTGGGCATTTCAAAACTCATGACCTCCTTTGTAAAGGGGGTTGGTTCTTTTGGTGGTTGTTTTTGTGGCTTTAGGAATGGTGTGCTTAGTTTCCGAGGTGTGTTCATCATTGTTGTCtttattttaagtatttttgtgTTCTCCTCCTTTGCTATGATCATGCTCTATTTGTCGCAAGAGTTTGGCCATTCTCTGATTTTCGGCCTTGAGGGCCTTATTGATTGCTAAGATTTCGGCTTAATTGGTGCTTGAAAGAGCATGACTGTGTTCGTCCGTCATGTTTCGTTTCCTgcaaaaagaaatgaaaaatgtgcaGAGTAAAGAGTTGTGGGGTTAGAGAAATCGGCCTCACGGTGGGCGCCAGATGTTCTTGTATGAAAGTGCACTCCGAGGTATAGCTCGTTCTGCGGATTCTGGAACTAGCTTTCCTGGATGTGAAGAGAATGAAACGTCATCTGCTCTATGGGGAGGCGGCATTGGGTACCTGCAAAGGGACTCCAACGCTCAAGTAAGTATAACTGTGAGAGAGATAGATCAGAATAAGATTGGAAGGAATTCCGTACCTTTGGAGTAGTAGTTTTCTAGTATATATATTGAATCgttctgttatttttatcagGTTTGTTATTGATATCTTTGTTGCTGGTTTGACGGAGTCCACCTTGGGTGTTATCCTAGTTTGTTGGGATAGTGGTGGTTTGATTGGAGCGATTTGTTTGGAGGAGGATATCTGTGACAATTATACCGAGCTCCAAAATTATTGTGATTGTGGGTCAGTGTTTGAGTACCAGTTCAGTATCATATTTGTAAATCTGATTCATCAATTGATCCgaccaaaaattaaaagaaagaataaaaaatatactatttaTTAAATTGTGTTAGCCTTTTTTGTATtggttatcttattttgttattttcaaaaaataacatTTGAACAATATTTTTGAAGTAAAATAtgccaaaaaaaagaaaaaaaagtacattCATGAAAAAAGGGTTAaaagcaatttttttttataaattttgaaatgtcTCATATCCACATATCTAATCTTATTCgatctaaaaattattgaattggaTCACATCTAAAGACAAAATATGTATATGtccaatttgattttttttaatgctgATTACATTGAGATTTACCTAAATTTAATCTAATCGAATACATGTAAAATTCAATCTAATCCAATACATATGTagcacaaaaagaaaaaaaagatggaCACCACAACAATAGTACTTTTataaagagaaaaggaaaaatgtAAAAGAATTGCAAAacaggaaaagaagaaaataacaaaaaaaaagtatacaATCCATTTTATAAGTTCAGTTATTATTAGaaataataatcaattaatgTAAATTACTTTATTGGTCGACTTTTAGATGTTAAATTTGCACAAACAAATTAATctcatttttttagaattaaacaTGTCAATCATGTTacattattaatagttttattattaatataagaaaaaaataaaaattaaaccctccatttttttcatttttatagttATAGTTTTTTAtgctcaataaaaaataatactcttTTTATATCATAATGTTTATAATACTCTTCATTTATTAAGAAACAATACCATACCGACTTTAAACtactaattaattttacataTTCAGATTAAAGCTACTATTCTGGAAACCATACACAAAATTGTCACATGTTTTTGTCTATCCCAAAAAGTCAAGTAGAAAAGTTGAGGGACTCATTTAAAGCTTAAAGTAATATAATAGTTCTTCTAATATTATTATGGAAGTTTAGAATCAGTTTGATTGgttgttgaaaaaaaattattttttttaaaatttttttaataaaaattgttattttatatttagataatttattttaaaaatttaaatattaaaaacatcttttatttatatttattttaataaaaaatatatttaaataggtttgaaattgaataaaaatattttatttaaaaaaaactatttttacttaaaaaagtCAATCTAAATTAGCGCTTAAAAGAATTTTCAAACTCGAGTTACCTTGTACCGAAATTATAAAAGGTACCATTTAGGTTTGAATGCTACTTTAAATATACCAACTTAAATAATAGACGAACAAATATATGGAGCGTTAGCTccaaatattttgatatttgtcATTGACTCATCATTggtatttagatttttttatcattattcttTACTatcgaatttttttataaacaactACTACAGAAAAAAACGCTAAGAACCGTCAAAGTTATTGTCGGATTTAGCGTCGTCTATTATCGTCGAATTTAGCGTTGGGTTTTGCATCGAATATACGGCAACTTGGATTTTTCGAAATGTTATCGTTGGATAAAAAGGAGGACTCATCGTGTGGGAGAAAGTCTTCATATATGGGAGGTGGTTCATAAGGGTGAGAGTGTTGAGATTGTGTATATGGAGGTAATTAGTCAAAGGAGGTTTTGAGAGTATTGGTGTTAGAATGGTagtggtggttctaagtatggttCATATGACTCGTATGATTGTTCTTGAGACATATAAGGTTGGTAATGTggtggtggatatggattaggatcatatggaggtgtttggtagTAAGATgggacttgtgagtatggtggttgagtacaatgttgaggaggtggttgaTAGGTTGAGGTTGATAACCATAGGGAGGCCCACCATATCTATTGGATTGGTAAGCATTACGGGGTGGATTGTGATCATAGTAGACCAGAGGAGGTTGTCCATAAGAACATAGCTCCTCCTGCGATTGATTTTTTGATCCATAATATAAACCATCATTGAAGTTTctatttcctacaacatagttacaACTAAACTCAAAGCCaaaagggtgagaattcatatagaaaggagaaaataaaaacaaaagctatcaagaaacaaagaaaaatatacttctaactactaacaaaaataagcaaacaaacaaaaagcaaaCTATTCACATATGCATATATTCACAATAACCAAAATATGACACACAATTGCAATTCCTCGGCAACGGCATAAAAAACTTGATACCAGCCAAATGTTGGTTTAGACTTTCTCAAAAGGAATCTCAtcgcaagtatagttccaaactaACAAATGACCCATATCAGAGTTTAATTTGGTGTcacaaattcaaataaataaaaaccgAGAGTTTTAAATTTCGGGTTGTTTCTCAAAGGAATTGTAGTGAGGTGTGTGTATCATTGGCTATGAGAAAAAGAGGTTTGAAATGcaaaagacaaaaaattaaatgacaaaaaagtaaaaagcaaaaaaagaaatttaagtGCTAAAAGACAtcttggcaaggattgagagttaaaattttctattcaagccattgaccacaaacatggtaattAAGAAGAGTTAATCCCACTTTGTCATCCCcaaatatcaaaaaaaaaattaaataggcaTAATTGATCTTAATCCACAAATCTTAGCCAACTCACTAGTTagacttagtgaaagactaacATCAGTGGAAATAAAATCAACTCACAATCCTAAATTACCAACCAATATtagacatcaatgactcaaggtcacctaagtcctcaattccaagccaagagtgcaaaatctactctaaaactaGAAAAAgcattttaataaatacttagaatgtataaaagaaaaagcatggtAAGTTgcatgaataataaaatctataaCTACCAAAACAAGAAAGCAATAATCACAAATTAGACAAGCATCGTTAAACATGAAAAtgattaaattgcattaaaagtaaacaagaaTTCAACGAGTGTTCATAacctaaaattaacaaaataaagaaactaacaaataaaactaagcaAATTAAGAcaacagaacaagaaaatgtaaagaaaactaaattaaaacaagaattaaaacctaAATATAAGAAGAAACTAAACTAAAGCCTTtaaaattctagagagaagttggaacTCTCTCTCTAGGAATTAACCTAAAACATGGTTCTAAACTCCTACTATGCTCCTTTTTTTATCACCTTGAGTCTTGCCTCCATATGcatcaaaaatgagttggattggggcCAAAATGGGCCTAAAATTGCGATCTACGTATTTACTTAAGTAAACCACATGCTGCTACTCGTGCGTACGTAACTACCATGCGTACACACAATTGggcaaatttttaaaacttcatttcttcataatttctctacttttgcattctttttctccatttttttaaGTCATTCTTACTTTCTAATCTTAAATCACttaaacaaacatatcaaggtattGAATGGGataaaagtgaattaaatttagcaattttaaatcataaaaggTATGTTTTTCGCAATTAAGTACAATTAGGAGAGATtcacaaaaacatgcaatttcaatgaataaatgtaagataagttgataaatttCAATCTTTTCAACCCAAAATTCATCATAAaataggggtttatcaaccATCGTCGGGTGGAATAACATACCGAATCTTTGCTCTGGAAGGAGCTACAATGGGTGTGGGCAATGACTACTGGTTAGAGTAGAAGGAAATCGATTCAGCACATCTGCATGTGTTGCTTAACTGTGACAAGATTTCACCGTACCTCATGTGAGTTTATTAAGTCCTTGTAAATATTGTAATCAGTAACATTCTATCTTCTTAATCTAATAAAAACTTCTTTAACTTATTCTATTATATAGGTTATTCCAAGAGGCAAATCATGATATCTTATTAAACAACTTTTCACGTTAGTTCAGAGAATACGTCAGCGTACAACTAACTAACACAATAGGAACCCTTAGCTCGGCTATTACGGATGCTGATATCATTGAACTTGGAGTAAGTCACGATGTACTACCACAACAAGACGACgatgttcaagaagaagacgagGTCGACGTGgacgaagaagaggaagatgagttCGATGATCaggaaactaccttaaaaaatGAGGATGGTGAActagaggaagaagatgatgaatctgAATATGATTAATGTAAATATTGTTCTATGATATGTATAATTCTTTACCAAACTTTGAGAAAATGTAATGTAATTAACATTGTTTTAGATATATCAATTACCATCATTCCGTATTTTTACGTTAAATGCTTGATATTTCACTTCAAGCTTAAAGCACTGTTTCAATTATGCTTGTTATTAGGTTATGCTATAAATGGATGGAAAAtgactatttaaaaaaaataaaaaattcttccgTCGGTATTACCGTTGAAATTTACCGACGGTAACaaaccaatatttttttaaaaaaatctccaATAAACTTTCTGTCAGAATTTATGTCAGATTAATCTGATCCGACGGTAAAATGGAGCGGATACTTATAAAGTGGCACCAACATTACCGTCGAATTAATCTGATGGTAACTTTCAATAGATTTTGTTATATATTCTACCACTAAATCTGACAAAAAATAGCGTCGGACTCGATAAATCCGGTGGTAAGTATTCTCTAGCGAGGTTTATACTGGCACATTTATTTCGATGATAAATTGGTTACCTTATGATTTCTCTAGAAAATTCGCCGATAACTTTGACGGTACTCGACGACTTTCTTGTAGTGATCAGGACATGAAgcccaaaaagaaagaaaactagACAAACAATATCCTAGAGAAAGCAGTTCCAATAAAGTTTGCATGAAAACTTAATACACGAGagaatagagaagaagaaataacaTCCTAACTGAAGCTCATATCCTTGCCATGCCAATCTATCTGCACAAGCATTCACTTCTCAGAACTCGTAAACGATGTTCCAATTGCTTAGCCTACTGCAACGATCTTTAATAGCCAAAACTAATGCTCTTGTAGAGTGAACTTGGTGGTTTCTCGAAGGAAGAAACTTATTGCTACTTTAGAATCCACTTCAAATATTCATGTATTCAAAGTTTAGAGCTAAGTCCAATCCTAATAGAATACCTCAGAGCTCTGCTAAAGTCACCGTACAGCTGCCTAAATTTGTACTATAACAAGCCAAAAACTTGCCTTCATGGTCTCTTAATATACCTCGGCAAGCCGCCTGACCGTCCTTTGTAACAGAGCCATCATAATTGAGCTTAATGCAGGGAGGTTTGTGGGGGATCCAACGGATTTGTTTTTCAGCAAAGCATCCAACCTTTTTTCTTGCCCGAGATATCTCCTCATGCACTAAGTTATACTCTTTAGCTAAATGCACAACCAAATCATGGATCTTACATTCATCTACTGCATTGTCCCTCTAAAAAATATGCTTGTTGCGATGATACCAAAGAGAGCATAGGGTGCACGTAAACAACAAAGGCCAAGGAATGCCTTGgtaatgaaattgaaatgataATTTCTTTAACAACCAGGAAAAGAGTAGTTGACTAAAAAACATATCGGAACTCAATGAATCGTCAATGCTCATCCATGTATTCTTTACGATTCTGCAGTCGCAAAGGATGTGGAGCAAACACTCTGAAGAAGAATCCCAAATCGAACAAGTATCATCTTGGGTCATGTACCTGCGAGCTCGAACCCCATTTGTCAAAAGGGCTTTATTAGCAACTAGCCAAAGAAAGGTGCATATCCTTTGAGGGCTTCAACTTTTCAAattctcaaaaataaattagtccTAGATTCCTCGGAGGAGTTCAAGTAGATAAAGCATGCTGACTTAATGCTAAATATACCGTTGGAATTAAGAAGTCACGCTATCTGATATCTCCCAAGTTTGCTTCTGGAGTCTTCAAGGATGAGAAAACAGGGACCTAGTCCTCTCCTAAAACCTCCTCAATTTACCTAAATTCTATTTGCCATTTGCAGCATATTCACTTACCATGACGTTCAGCATATCCTCCAATATATTTGGTTGAGTGAAGACTTCAAGTTTATTCACATCTGGAATCCAATGATCTTTTCAAAATCGAACGCTATCACCATCACCAATCCGTCATATCAAATTCCTTTCAAATTTAAGCCACACTTGAGCGATATCTTTCCAAGCATTTGATCAAGATTGAAATTTCTTGACGATGGGCATGGTATTCTCCCCATATGTATATTTTCTTCTGATTACCTTGATCCAACGAGCATTCCTATTTTGCACCAAGTTCTATACTAATTTCATGAGATTAGTATTGTTTTCTACTCTGTTTAGTCTAAAACCCAAGCtgccaatttttttgtttctcccAACTAACTAAATGGACCTTCTTATTAGTACTGCTGCTTCTCCACACGAAGCTCTTGCAAACTTGACCAATCTTGTCACACACGCTTAGTGACAGTCTCATTGTTTGTAAGAGAtaagtgatgagcagataatttatacgctttttggcattgtttttacgtagtttttagtaggatctagttacttttagggatgtttttattagtttttatgcaaaattcatatttctggactttactatgagtttgtgtgtttttctgtaatttcagatattttctggctgaaattgagggacctgagcaagaatctgataggaggctgaaaaaggactacagatgttgttagattctgacctccctacactcgaaaaggattttctagagctacagaaacctaaatggcgcgctcttaattgcgttggaaagtagacattcagagctttccaacaatatgtaatagtttatactttattcgagtttagatgctgcaaactggtgttcaacaccagttccatgctacattctggagtaaaacgccaaaaacacgttacaacttggtgtttaaccccaagagaagtctctgcacgtgtaaagctcaagctcagaccaagcacacaccaagtgggccccgaaagtggatttctgcacttagacttatttctgtaaaccctagtaactagtctagtataaataaaactttttactattgtattagacatctttggattatcttttgatcctttgatcatgttttggaggctggcctctcggccatgcctggaccttcatcacatatgtattttcaacggtgaagtttctacacaccataaattatggtgtggagctctgctgtacctcaagtattaatgcaaagtactgttgttcttctatttaattcacgtttattcttattataagatatccattcgcacccaagaacctgatgaatgtgatgattatgtgatgcttatcgccattctcacttatgaacgtgtgcctgacaaccaatTTCATTCTATAtgcaaataagcttgaatgaatatctcttggattccttaatcagaatcttcgtggtataagctagaatccattggcagcattcttgagaatccgaaaagtctaaaccttgtctgtggtattctgagtaggattcaggaattgaatgactgtgacgagcttcaaactcgtgactgtagggcgtggtgacaacacaaaaggatagtaaatcctattcctgcatgatcgagaaccgacagatgattagccatgcggtgacaacgcacctggaccattttccctgagaggacggacggtagccattgacaacgatgatccCCCAagatacagcttgccatggaaaggagtaagaatgattggatgaaagcagtaggaaagcagagattcagaagaaatACAGTATCTTTAtgcgcttatctaaaattcccaccaatgaattgcataagtatctatatctctattttatgctttatttatctttatatttgaaaaccattata is part of the Arachis duranensis cultivar V14167 chromosome 1, aradu.V14167.gnm2.J7QH, whole genome shotgun sequence genome and encodes:
- the LOC107487297 gene encoding uncharacterized protein LOC107487297; the encoded protein is MKRHLLYGEAALGTCKGTPTLKFVIDIFVAGLTESTLGVILVCWDSGGLIGAICLEEDICDNYTELQNYCDCGSVFEYQFSIIFDHMEVFGSKMGLVSMVVEYNVEEVVDRLRLITIGRPTISIGLFREYVSVQLTNTIGTLSSAITDADIIELGVSHDVLPQQDDDVQEEDEVDVDEEEEDEFDDQETTLKNEDGELEEEDDESEYD
- the LOC107487289 gene encoding uncharacterized protein LOC107487289; translation: MPKNFTLPSTLKPYQGIGDPNVHVTKFHAMMFMNKEFDPILCHTFPTFLDGAALIWFSNLPKGSISNFDELVDQFINHFAALKIDVHNSDYLSTIKQGSNKSLKDYMTRFTEATNEIPNLNPEVHLYALKSGLCPGKFQESIVIAKPKTLAEFREKATTQIEIEEFRALRKAEKPIPNREEERQNRHLNSRTDQRSFRLTPKFDSYTPLNSRREDIIRDILHSKLIKPPNRASTYQDQQHVDKSKYCAFHQKYDHTIDDCVIAKDVLKKLARQGLLDNYLDGRERKRNTKDLGQPSKTIDNPGDKRKKVDNDINLPRRIINCIFGCFAGGGCTNSARKRSYRAMMTMTESNPSQPTNKNKPEISFIPKDYKANDQNLDDPVVITTQVGEPLVKKILMDPGSSADVLFYSTFQKMKLSDKNLQHSSGELVGFSGERVSIRGYIWLQTTFGEYPNSKTIDIQYLVVDNKVITIHGDQKEAS